The following is a genomic window from Amycolatopsis sp. BJA-103.
CCGACATGCCGTGGAACGGCCGGCACTGCGGGCTGGTGGCGTAGCGAATGGAGTTCTCGAACTGATAGCCGCCTTCCTTCAGGTGCGGCACCACGGTCTCGGCGGTACAGCCCAGACGGCTGCTGGTGTAGGCCAGGGTCAACGGGTCGCCGGCCCGTACGGGCGTGGAGGCGAGTTGGAAGACTTTGGCGCCCTTCGCTGCCAGCTGCGCGTAAGTCCGGTCCAACCGGTAGAGCGCGATGTCGGTGCCGGTCATGGTCGCGTACACCAGACGATCCGCACGGGCAGAGACAAGCGGGTAGCCCTGAGCGTCGGCGACCGACACAGCACGGTCGGCGGGCTGATCCACGAGCGCGGCGCCCGGCGCGGGACGGTCTCCCTGCACGCAATGCCCATTGGTGAGCAGCAGCGCGGGATCGTTCGGACGAGAGGCGGCAGTGCGGACCACCGAGCCCGAACAGCCGGCGAGATCCACCGCGCCTTCCACGTTCGGGATCACGTCATCGGCGGGCACGGTAGCGCCGCTGATGATGCCGTTGATCCAGTCAGCGTGCTTGGTGACGTCGGTGTACAGCACCGGCTCCCCGTCGGAACTGGGGCCGCTGACCACGCCGGCCAACGCCCAGCCGCCACCCTGGCGGATCAGCGCGGGCCCGCCCGAGTCCATGTTCCGCGCACCGACGGCGCCATCGAGACTGCCGATGCACAACTCGCCTGGAGAGGCGACCGTGCACTTCGAGGCCGGCTGCACCTCGGTGTCGGCTTCGCGCAGCTTGTTCGGGTAGCACTCCGGTTTGTCTTCGTCGCAAGTCATGCCCCAGCCCAGGATACGAGTCGGGGTACCGTCCGCGGGCGTGCTGGATGCGATCGGCACGGGCCGCGCGTGTACGGGCGCGCGCAGGTGCATCAACGCGAGGTCCTTGCCCCAGAAGCCGCCTTCGTCATGACTGGTCGCGAGCCGGTAGTAGTGGTCCACCTCGGCGACCTTGCCCCCGGCGGTGGTGCCGAG
Proteins encoded in this region:
- a CDS encoding trypsin-like serine protease, which gives rise to MRSRSLLVSAGAVVALAATFLTTYNAQAIVGGTKSAKAYSFMGSFQPSHPRPPRADGHGCGVELLAPQWVLTASHCAGKNPTNAKNGIPQGWKVRIGSLGTTAGGKVAEVDHYYRLATSHDEGGFWGKDLALMHLRAPVHARPVPIASSTPADGTPTRILGWGMTCDEDKPECYPNKLREADTEVQPASKCTVASPGELCIGSLDGAVGARNMDSGGPALIRQGGGWALAGVVSGPSSDGEPVLYTDVTKHADWINGIISGATVPADDVIPNVEGAVDLAGCSGSVVRTAASRPNDPALLLTNGHCVQGDRPAPGAALVDQPADRAVSVADAQGYPLVSARADRLVYATMTGTDIALYRLDRTYAQLAAKGAKVFQLASTPVRAGDPLTLAYTSSRLGCTAETVVPHLKEGGYQFENSIRYATSPQCRPFHGMSGSALLSADGSTVVGVHNTHNDGGEACSDNNPCEVGADGSTTSVQGRSYGQQVDGIAACLSADSRLDLALPGCALTK